One part of the Salinimonas iocasae genome encodes these proteins:
- a CDS encoding peptidylprolyl isomerase: MRKLTLPGFLLAVLVALPFASSANDNDFYYEVPQSDLVYLQTNQGSVIIALTDSVAPAHADRFRTLVKQRFYNNRYFYRVIEGFVAQAGTNGTHKQNDSTAPLPGEFTASSVEGFYEVERPAPFAPVSGFINGFPAATTPDRQRYWLTHCPGMVAMARDNKPDTGSTEFYIVLGQAPRHLDRNMSVFGRVVYGMDVLQQLPRGERSNNGVLKDFSEDSELIDAKMGDDVPASRRKQVRIQLPGHSEYEKKVSQARSLDNSFFVDDALAPRPLDICYYQTDVEVK; the protein is encoded by the coding sequence ATGAGAAAACTCACCCTGCCAGGCTTCTTGCTGGCTGTGCTTGTTGCGCTGCCCTTTGCATCATCTGCCAATGACAACGACTTTTATTATGAGGTACCTCAATCTGATTTAGTCTACCTGCAAACTAATCAGGGGAGCGTCATCATCGCCCTGACCGATAGTGTTGCTCCTGCTCACGCAGACAGGTTTAGAACACTGGTTAAGCAGCGCTTTTACAATAACCGGTACTTTTACCGGGTAATAGAAGGTTTTGTGGCGCAGGCAGGCACCAATGGCACGCACAAACAGAATGATAGTACTGCGCCATTGCCCGGTGAATTTACTGCCAGCTCGGTAGAAGGCTTTTATGAGGTGGAGCGCCCTGCCCCGTTTGCGCCAGTCAGTGGATTTATTAATGGCTTTCCGGCGGCCACAACGCCGGACAGGCAGCGGTACTGGCTCACTCATTGCCCGGGGATGGTAGCCATGGCCCGGGATAATAAGCCTGATACCGGCAGTACCGAGTTTTACATCGTACTGGGACAAGCCCCTCGCCATCTGGATCGCAATATGTCGGTGTTTGGACGGGTCGTTTATGGTATGGATGTGTTGCAACAATTACCCCGTGGGGAGCGCAGCAATAACGGGGTACTGAAAGACTTTTCCGAAGACAGTGAACTGATAGATGCAAAAATGGGGGATGATGTGCCGGCTTCACGTCGCAAACAGGTACGCATTCAACTGCCGGGTCACAGTGAATATGAAAAAAAGGTCAGCCAGGCGCGCTCACTGGATAACTCTTTCTTTGTAGATGATGCCTTAGCACCCCGGCCCCTGGACATTTGCTATTATCAAACAGACGTAGAGGTTAAATAA